The Verrucomicrobiia bacterium genomic sequence GCGGGCTAAACTCACGAACTCAAGTCGTACACTCATCAGGTCTTTCACAGGCCATGGCATAATTACGACACACTCCCATACCTCTCCCATGTGTCCACCATGTCCCCGCACACCTGTCCACCTTGTACCCAGTCCATACACCTCGGAGGGGAGAAGGATTGAGGATGAGGGGTGCCAGTGTTTTCGCACTTCGCACCTCTTCCTTCGTCCCTTTCTACGGCTCCATAAGGACTCGTCACCTCCCCGCCAACGCAGGACATAACTACGCAATAAATCGCATCGCTATGCGTGATGACCTGGGATTTTTCGCCCTTTCCCTTCCTGACCTGAAACTTCAGAGCAGAAACCTGAGACCGAGCCTTACCCCGTCCTTTACCGACAACGAGTTGTCAGCACTGACACTATCACCGAAAGCCCTCAAGAAAACCACCACTTTTCGCTAAAATTTGCAATCAAATCCCAACCTTTTCCCACTCAAGAACATCCACAAAGCGCAACTTACGTAACTCGCATTTTTGGCCCTGCATAATCTTGAATCAGAACAATTTTCCTCTGCTCGATTTCCGAAATCTCTGCTTCCCCCTTTCCAAGTTTCATCCTCACCGGCAGACTGGTTGCGATACAAGGCAAGCATGAAACCCTCCATCAGCACATCATCATGAATTCTCTTATCATCGGCACCAACGGCTACGTCGCCGCCATCCATCCTGCCACCGGTGAAATGCTCTGGCAGACCTCGCTGGATACCGGTGGTTTTCTTTCCTCCACCAGCTATCAGGATGTCTCCGTTCTCATCCGCGAAAACGTCATCTACGCCGGAGTGGCTGGACACCTCTATGGCCTCCATGCCGAAACCGGCAAGATCCTCTGGCACAATTCCCTCAGCGGCCTCGGCCACAACGACATCTCCCTCGCCATGGAAGGCGTCTCCGTCCAATTCGTGCAAAAGGTGCAGCGACAGAATTCCTAACCAGTGGAGCGCGGATTGTCTCAATCCGCAGCAACATCCCTAAGCAACGCCAGCTCCCAGCACGCCCACCGTAGCCGTCGCCATGAGGTCGCGATTGCCTATCTCCTGACCACGCCGCAGTCCCGTTTCATAAATCATAATTCATACCTCATACCTTTTCCCCGCTTCCAGACTTGCATAAACTCCCGCCGCCCCCTTTCTTTTCCTACACATGAAACTTATCCGCTTTGGTGAACCCGGTCGCGAAAAGCCCGGTCTGATTTTGGCTGATGGCCGCCGTATTGATGCCTCCGCTTTTGGCGAAGACTACAACGAAACTTTCTTGGCCAATGACGGCCTCGCCCGCCTCGCCGCCTGGGCAGAGAAGAACGCCGCCACCGCTCCCGCCATTCCCGCTGGCGCACGCCTCGGCGCACCGCTCCAACGCCCCAGCAAGATCGTCTGTGTGGGCTTGAACTACGCGGATCACGCCAAAGAATCCGGCATGGAGATCCCGAAGGAACCCGTGCTCTTCTTCAAGGCCACCACCGCTTACACTGGGCCATACGATGGCGTCACCATCCCGCGCGGCTCCGTGAAGACGGATTGGGAAGTGGAATTTGCCATCGTCATCGGCAAACGCGCCAGCTACGTCAGCGAGGCCGATGCCCTCAACTACGTGGCCGGTTACGCTCTGCATAACGACTACAGCGAACGCGAATGGCAGCTCGAACGCGGTGGCCAATGGGTGAAAGGCAAGAGCGCCGACACCTTCGCCCCCGTCGGCCCCTGGCTCGCCACGAAAGACGAGATCAAAGACCCCGCCAATCTCAACATGTGGCTGAAAGTGAACGGCAAGCTCATCCAAAACAGCAACACGCGCCAGATGGTTTTCCAGACCGCCAAGCTCGTCAGCTACATCAGCCAGTTCATGACCCTGCTCCCCGGTGATATCATCAGCACCGGCACACCTCCCGGAGTCGGCCTCGGCTTCAAGCCCCCCGTCTTCCTGAAAGCCGGTGACGTTGTAGAACTCGGCATCGAAGGCCTCGGCGAACAGAAGCAGATTGCTGTCGCTGCACAGTGACCTGATTGAAAAGCTCTCATCGATGTCCGCTGGGTGTCCAGCGGACATCTTCTCTTGCGTTAGCGAGGCAAGATACTCCACCTGCAATGATAGCAGCGGCCTGTAAGCCGCTTTTTTTAGCGCCTGTCATGAACTATTTCGGCCAGAAACGCGAGGAGAGGGTGAGATGTTACCTCTCCTCCAACCAGCGGGAACTCCCTTATTAAGGTGGGGCAAAGCTGCCGCTTTGCCCTAACTTTGGCCTTCACCGCCGACCTCTCAAATGGAACCGGCCTTCGTAAAAACCAACTCTCCCTGTCCTCAGTCTGATCATTCCAGACTTTATAGACTTGTGGGTAATGCTCAGCCGTTGAGGGGAGAGGGAGAACATTTGGATGCGTCTCTTAGTTATCCACACTCTAAAGTCCATGACAGTCTAAAGGGCCCAGAAAATCCTCCTCTCCGACAACCACCGGACAAGCAGTTGTAAACCAGCCGTTTTCAAATGATACATCGCGCTCACTTTCCCTTGAGCCAAAAGCCAAGTGCGACGAAGCTACGGCTATGAGTGACCGGCAAAGTCCAGCGACAGCGATCCAAGGATTGATCAGCAATATCTCACAGGCGTTCATCGGGAAGGATGAGACGATCGCGCACGCGGTGCTGGCGCTCATCGCGGGCGGGCATGTGCTGCTGGAAGATGTGCCGGGCGTGGGCAAGACACTGTTGGCCAAGGCCATCGCGCGGTCGCTCTCGGCGGATTTCAAGCGCATCCAGTTCACGGCGGATCTGTTGCCCTCGGACATCAGCGGCGTGACGGTTTACTCCCAGGAGACGCATGGGTTTTCGTTCCGGCCAGGGCCGATCTTCACGAACATTCTTTTGGGCGATGAGATCAATCGCGCCACGCCGCGCACGCAGTCCAGTCTGCTGGAAGCGATGGAGGAGCATAGTGTGACGGTGGATGGCGAGGTGCACCGGCTGGCGGCGCCGTTCTTCGTGATGGCGACGCAGAATCCGGTGGAGCTGGAGGGGACCTATCCGCTGCCGTTCGCGCAGATGGACCGCTTCATGGTGCGGCTGAGCATCGGCTACATGAGCCGGGAATCGGAGACGAAGATGCTGCGCGAACAGAAGGAGCATGATCCGCTGGAGAATGTGCAGGCGGTCATGGACTGCGAGACGCTGCTGCGGTTGCAACACCAGTGCCGCGCCATCCGCGTGGAGGAATCGTTGCTCGGCTACATCGTGGACATCGTGCATGCCACGAGGAAGGATGAATCGCTGGAGCACGGCGCGAGTCCGCGTGGCAGTCTGGATATTCAGAGCTTCGCGCAAGCCATTGCGCTGAAGGCGGGGCGTGATTACGTGCTGCCTGATGACATCAAACAGGCCGCACGGCTCGTGCTGCCGCACCGCCTCATCACGAAGAAGGGCACGCGCAATGTGAGTGTGAATGCCCGCAGTGTGATGGATCACCTCATCGACTCGGTCACGGTGCCGCTGTGAGGAAGCTACGATGCGTGTGACACGGACAGGTTTCTTGCTGGCGGGCATCGCGGTGGCGCTGTATCTGGCGTCGCTCACGTCGCAGTCGGCCTTCCTGTTGCTGCCGGTGGGGATCATCGGTGGGTGTCTGGTGTTGAATATCTTCGGCTCGCGCCGTTCGGTACGGCAGGTGCAGGTGGAGCCACCGGCGAGCACATCCATCGCGGAGGGACAATCGCTCAGCCAGCCGTGGCGCGTGGAGAACCGGAGCAAGCGCGATGTAGGGCAACTCACCATCGAGAGCCAGGGCGAGACGCTGCTGCAAGTGGGCGCTTTGAACGGAAAGACCCAAGCGAACATCGTGCCCACGCGGCAATTCCTGCGGCGCGGTGTGTATCGCTTCAGCGAACTCAAGCTCGTTTCCACGTTTCCCTTCGGCTTGGTGAAGAGCGCGCGGCAAGTGGTGGCCAAAGGTGAAGTCGTGGTGTATCCAGCGATCTATCCCGCACCGTGTCCGAAGGCGGCGGGATTTGATGCGGTGGTGGGTGGAAAATTTCACGGGCAGAAGCGTTCAGCAGCGGGCACACATTTCGCGGGCTTGCGCCCATTCCATGCAGGCGATCCTTTGAAGCAGATCCACTGGAAGAGCAGTTCCAAGGGGCGCGGGCTGATGGTGAAGACGTTTGAGGAGGAACTGTCTGGTCGCGTGGCGATCATCACGGATGCAGTGGGCGTAGCGGACAGTGTGGTCCTGGATGATTGCCTGCGCGCGGCGGGTTCGCTGATGTTTGCGGCGTTGGATGCGGGGCATCATGTCGAGTGGGTGAACCTGGCCACGCAGATGCCGGAGCTGTTCCCGCCATTCACGGATGGGCAGGAGATATTGGACATGCTGGCGCGGGTGGAACCGCTGGTGAGCGAGCCGGATGGCAAACGCATCGGCGAAGCGGTGGGACACGTCTCCCGGCGGAGCGCGTTGAGTTTTGTGCTGACGCAGGTGAATGCCTCAGTGGAAGAAGCGCTGGAGAGTTTGGCCGCGCAGGGTCGCAGCGTGACGGTGTATCTGCCGGAGGGGGCCATTGAGAATCTGGGCCGCGGGGTGAATATCCTGCGGTATAACGCGCGGGAGGTGGTGGGATGAAAAGCGCGTTGAATCTCATGATCTTGCTCGGCTTCCTTTGTCAGGGGCTGACGTGGGATGGTTATGGGCTCGTGCTCGCGAACATCGCGCTCTGGCTGGCGTGTGTGAACTGGCCGCGCCGGCCGGTGAACATCCCGCAGTCATTCGAGGGCATCGCGTTGCTGACGGGGGCGATCGGCGGCTATTTTCTCGCGAAGGCATTTGGGCAAAGCACGCACTTCGCACTGGGCCACGGCATCACCTTGGTGCAGGCCGTGCGATTGCTGCGACCACTGAGCGCGCGTGACAAACGGTTTTCCCTGGTGGCGGCGTTCCTGCATCTGGGTGTGGGTTGCACCGTGGTGATCGATTTTCGTTTCGTGGTCATTTTATTAGGAGCCGTCTGGCTGATTCCTGCCACATTGCGCGAACTGGCAGGAACTGATTTCAAACCGACAACGACTACGGCCACGGCCCGGCCAAGATTTGCGTGGGCACAATTCGCCGTCTTGCTGCTTTGTGCGGTGCTGGTGTTCATGCTGTTCCCGCGCGGGTTGTTGGGTTCAGGCGGTGTGCCGACTATCGGCGGCAGTCAGAGCAGCCTGATGGATTCCATGCTGGATCCGACGGGCGGCGGCGCGGCGCAATCGGGCCGTGTCATCTTTGAGATCCAAGGTGACAATCTTGGTTATCTCCGGGCCATCGCCATGACGGAGTATACGAACGGAGTGTGGAATGGAAATCCGCGTCGTGCCGCGTATACGTTGAACCTCGTTCCGCCCGGCCAAAGAAAGGGGCACAAGAACCGCTCCGTCCGGGTGAAGAATGTGGCACATCTGGGCCGTTCACTGCCTGCGGATGGTCATGTCACGGCTATATCAGGAAATTTCTTCAGCCAACCGGTCCAGGATTCGCATGAGATGCTCTGGGCCATCTCCACCTGGCAAAAGGCGAACGCGGTCTACGAGTATTCGACGGATACGACCTTTGCGCGCAAATCACTTTTCCCGCAAGAAATCAAAGCCCTGACGCAACACCCGGACCCTTCCCCCGCAGTGCAGCAATGGGTCACAAACGTCATCGGCAATGTGACGGAACCTTTGGCACGGGCACGCAAGCTCGAGAAGCATTTTCAGGAGAACTTCACCTATCGCATCGGCGCACCTCGTCTGAGCCGGTTAAATTCCCTGGAAGAGTTCTTGTTGGAAACGAAAGAAGGACATTGTGAGCGTTACGCATCATCCCTCGCGTTGCTCTTGCGGATGCAGGGAATCCCCAGCCGTGTGGTGGTAGGCTACGTCGCAGACCAGCAGAATGTGGTGACAGGCTGGCGTCCGGTCCGGTTCAAGGATGCCCATGCATGGACGGAAGCATGGTTTCCCGGAACGGGCTGGGCGCAGTTCGATGCTACGCCGCGCAGCACGATACAACGCTCCATCTGGGACCCGGAAGCGTGGATGGAGAAGGCGGATTTCGTGTGGAATGTGTACGTGGTGAATTTCGACGGACCGAGCCAGCGTGAGCTGATGCGGGTGGGCACGGAATCTGTCGGGCACGCGCTGGGCTGGATGCATGAGCGCGCAGAATGGCTGACACTCGTGCTGGTGGTGCTGATGGCCATCGCATTGTGGCGACGCCGCAGTGTGAATCCGGAAGCAGTCGCAGCAAAGAAACAACAGCAGCGACTGGCGCATGCGGCCAATCAGTATGGCCGTATGCTGGCGGCGTTTGAGAAACGCGGCTTTACGCGTGCGCCGCAGCAGACGCCTTATGAATTTCTGATGACGTTGAAGCAAGGCATCGCCCCGGCGTTATCCGAAGCAGAGCTGATCACGAATCATTTCTGCGCCTTACGCTATGGCGGTGCTGAGACGGAGAGGGAGGAGAAGGAAGTGGAGGGTGCGCTGGAAAGATTGAAGAAAATGACGAATGCCTAAGCCTGAATGACGAAGGAATGTCCAATTTCCAATGACCGGATGTCCTCATTTGTCATTGCTCATTCCTTGGTCATTCGGATTTCGTCATTGGGCATTACCCAACGGGTTGCATTTCTCTGTGATTCG encodes the following:
- a CDS encoding transglutaminaseTgpA domain-containing protein: MKSALNLMILLGFLCQGLTWDGYGLVLANIALWLACVNWPRRPVNIPQSFEGIALLTGAIGGYFLAKAFGQSTHFALGHGITLVQAVRLLRPLSARDKRFSLVAAFLHLGVGCTVVIDFRFVVILLGAVWLIPATLRELAGTDFKPTTTTATARPRFAWAQFAVLLLCAVLVFMLFPRGLLGSGGVPTIGGSQSSLMDSMLDPTGGGAAQSGRVIFEIQGDNLGYLRAIAMTEYTNGVWNGNPRRAAYTLNLVPPGQRKGHKNRSVRVKNVAHLGRSLPADGHVTAISGNFFSQPVQDSHEMLWAISTWQKANAVYEYSTDTTFARKSLFPQEIKALTQHPDPSPAVQQWVTNVIGNVTEPLARARKLEKHFQENFTYRIGAPRLSRLNSLEEFLLETKEGHCERYASSLALLLRMQGIPSRVVVGYVADQQNVVTGWRPVRFKDAHAWTEAWFPGTGWAQFDATPRSTIQRSIWDPEAWMEKADFVWNVYVVNFDGPSQRELMRVGTESVGHALGWMHERAEWLTLVLVVLMAIALWRRRSVNPEAVAAKKQQQRLAHAANQYGRMLAAFEKRGFTRAPQQTPYEFLMTLKQGIAPALSEAELITNHFCALRYGGAETEREEKEVEGALERLKKMTNA
- a CDS encoding PQQ-binding-like beta-propeller repeat protein; protein product: MNSLIIGTNGYVAAIHPATGEMLWQTSLDTGGFLSSTSYQDVSVLIRENVIYAGVAGHLYGLHAETGKILWHNSLSGLGHNDISLAMEGVSVQFVQKVQRQNS
- a CDS encoding MoxR family ATPase; its protein translation is MSDRQSPATAIQGLISNISQAFIGKDETIAHAVLALIAGGHVLLEDVPGVGKTLLAKAIARSLSADFKRIQFTADLLPSDISGVTVYSQETHGFSFRPGPIFTNILLGDEINRATPRTQSSLLEAMEEHSVTVDGEVHRLAAPFFVMATQNPVELEGTYPLPFAQMDRFMVRLSIGYMSRESETKMLREQKEHDPLENVQAVMDCETLLRLQHQCRAIRVEESLLGYIVDIVHATRKDESLEHGASPRGSLDIQSFAQAIALKAGRDYVLPDDIKQAARLVLPHRLITKKGTRNVSVNARSVMDHLIDSVTVPL
- a CDS encoding fumarylacetoacetate hydrolase family protein, yielding MKLIRFGEPGREKPGLILADGRRIDASAFGEDYNETFLANDGLARLAAWAEKNAATAPAIPAGARLGAPLQRPSKIVCVGLNYADHAKESGMEIPKEPVLFFKATTAYTGPYDGVTIPRGSVKTDWEVEFAIVIGKRASYVSEADALNYVAGYALHNDYSEREWQLERGGQWVKGKSADTFAPVGPWLATKDEIKDPANLNMWLKVNGKLIQNSNTRQMVFQTAKLVSYISQFMTLLPGDIISTGTPPGVGLGFKPPVFLKAGDVVELGIEGLGEQKQIAVAAQ
- a CDS encoding DUF58 domain-containing protein, whose product is MRVTRTGFLLAGIAVALYLASLTSQSAFLLLPVGIIGGCLVLNIFGSRRSVRQVQVEPPASTSIAEGQSLSQPWRVENRSKRDVGQLTIESQGETLLQVGALNGKTQANIVPTRQFLRRGVYRFSELKLVSTFPFGLVKSARQVVAKGEVVVYPAIYPAPCPKAAGFDAVVGGKFHGQKRSAAGTHFAGLRPFHAGDPLKQIHWKSSSKGRGLMVKTFEEELSGRVAIITDAVGVADSVVLDDCLRAAGSLMFAALDAGHHVEWVNLATQMPELFPPFTDGQEILDMLARVEPLVSEPDGKRIGEAVGHVSRRSALSFVLTQVNASVEEALESLAAQGRSVTVYLPEGAIENLGRGVNILRYNAREVVG